In one Culex quinquefasciatus strain JHB chromosome 2, VPISU_Cqui_1.0_pri_paternal, whole genome shotgun sequence genomic region, the following are encoded:
- the LOC119765972 gene encoding uncharacterized protein LOC119765972: protein MVKNLILLLVIGIVVTAELGLCTNNQSGNGFRHVKTNKLKGGGTVDIFLPEDSDEDTGLHHVGTHKLPGGGTVYIYDSTGGNNVPKAKVKSPDTPNTLLGDFPRCTK, encoded by the exons ATGGTCAAGAATTTAATATTACTGCTAGTAATTGGGATTGTCGTTACTGCAGAACTAGGTCTTTGTACTAACAACCAATCGGGTAATGGATTTCGACACGTAAAGACAAATAAACTCAAAG GTGGAGGAACTGTGGACATCTTTCTCCCAGAGGATTCTGATGAAG ACACAGGATTGCATCACGTAGGAACACATAAATTACCTG gtggaGGAACGGTTTATATTTATGATTCTACTGGAGGAAATA ATGTTCCAAAAGCTAAGGTAAAGTCACCTGACACACCGAACACTCTTCTTG GAGACTTCCCACGATGTACAAAATAG
- the LOC6043653 gene encoding heat shock protein 75 kDa, mitochondrial, with product MSTTRLLLLQKLSRSLLSNRKVATNAVGLANRTWSAAGTPVHRAFPTTFRPIRAFSTEAASDEKPPSGYHSIIRDSEKAVGESDKHEFQAETRMLLDIVARSLYSDKEVFVRELVSNASDALEKFRYTIHTAGEGEKDFTEQDRALEIHIGTNKQDRVLSIQDTGIGMTKEELIANLGTIARSGSKHFLEQVKEKGTTTENAQNIIGQFGVGFYSAFMVADRVDVYTKSSKTDSIGYKWTSDGSGNFEIQEAENVRVGTKIVIHLKADCREFSDEDRIREVIRKYSNFVGSPIYLNGKQANQIQPIWLMEPKDVTQDQHNEFYRFVGNTFDTPRFTLHYKTDVPLSIRALLYFPEGKPGLFEMSRDSDVGVALYTRKVLIQSKTENLLPKWLRFIKGVVDSEDIPLNLSRELLQNSALIRKLRTVLTNRVLRFLHDRSTKDPENYDKFYKDYGLFLKEGIVTSQEPNEKEEIAKLLRFETSKQEDKRISLPEYCNQQQEGQKDIYYLAAPNRTLAEASPYYESLKKKGIEVLFCYEAYDELVLMQLGQFLGKNLVSVEKEMRRSEKSEESADHLIEGSLLKTQIDELIPWIKQKLTGKVTNVKTTTKLDSHPCVVTVEEMAAARHFIKTQSHNMSEENRYALLQPQLEINPKHPIVKKLFKLTQSDPELAELLAKQLFSNAMVGAGLVDDPRMLLTSMNELLEKVLDKH from the exons ATGAGTACAAcacggctgctgctgcttcaaaaGCTGTCCAGGTCGTTGCTGTCCAACCGAAAGGTGGCCACCAATGCAGTCGGACTGGCCAATCGCACGTGGAGCGCCGCCGGGACGCCGGTTCACCGGG CCTTCCCGACGACGTTCCGTCCAATCCGTGCCTTCTCGACGGAAGCGGCGTCCGACGAAAAGCCCCCCTCCGGCTATCACTCGATAATCCGCGACTCGGAGAAGGCCGTCGGCGAGAGTGACAAGCACGAGTTCCAGGCGGAGACGCGCATGCTGTTGGACATTGTGGCCCGGTCGCTGTACTCGGACAAGGAGGTTTTCGTGCGGGAGTTGGTTTCGAACGCTAGCGATGCGCTGGAGAAGTTCCGGTACACGATCCATACGGCCGGGGAGGGGGAGAAGGACTTTACCGAGCAGGATCGGGCGCTGGAGATTCATATTGGGACGAACAAGCAGGACCGGGTGCTGTCGATTCAGGACACCGGGATTGGGATGACCAAGGAGGAGTTGATTGCTAATTTGGGGACGATTGCGCGGTCCGGATCGAAGCACTTTTTGGAGCAG GTCAAAGAAAAGGGCACCACCACGGAAAACGCCCAGAACATCATCGGCCAGTTCGGCGTCGGGTTCTACTCCGCCTTCATGGTCGCGGACCGCGTCGACGTGTACACCAAATCCTCCAAGACAGACTCGATCGGCTACAAGTGGACCTCTGACGGTTCGGGCAACTTTGAAATTCAGGAGGCGGAGAATGTTCGGGTGGGCACGAAGATCGTGATCCACTTGAAGGCTGACTGTCGAGAATTTTCGGACGAGGATCGCATTCGGGAGGTAATTCGCAAGTACAGCAACTTTGTGGGAAGTCCGATCTACTTGAACGGGAAGCAGGCGAACCAGATTCAGCCGATTTGGCTGATGGAACCGAAGGACGTGACGCAGGATCAGCACAACGAGTTTTATCGGTTTGTGGGGAATACTTTTGATACGCCGCGGTTCACGCTGCACTACAAGACGGACGTTCCGTTGAGCATTCGGGCGTTGTTGTATTTCCCTGAGGGAAAGCCGGGGTTGTTTGAGATGTCGAGGGATTCGGACGTTGGGGTGGCGCTTTACACGAGGAAGGTGCTGATTCAGAGTAAGACGGAGAATCTGCTGCCAAAGTGGTTGAGATTTATTAAGGGCGTGGTTGATTCCGAGGATATTCCGCTTAATTTGAGTCGTGAGTTGCTCCAGAACAGCGCGTTGATCAGGAAGTTGAGGACGGTACTGACGAATCGTGTGCTGCGCTTCTTGCACGATCGTTCTACTAAGGATCCGGAAAATTACGACAAGTTCTACAAGGATTACGGTCTATTCCTGAAGGAGGGAATCGTCACAAGCCAGGAACCGAACGAGAAGGAAGAGATTGCCAAGTTGCTCCGATTCGAAACAAGCAAGCAAGAGGACAAGAGGATCAGTCTCCCAGAGTATTGCAACCAGCAGCAGGAAGGTCAGAAAGACATTTACTACCTGGCCGCACCCAACCGAACCCTGGCCGAAGCCTCACCGTACTACGAATCGCTCAAGAAGAAGGGCATCGAAGTCCTGTTCTGCTACGAAGCGTACGACGAGCTGGTCCTGATGCAACTCGGCCAATTCCTCGGCAAGAACCTCGTCTCTGTGGAGAAGGAAATGCGACGATCGGAGAAATCCGAAGAGTCCGCCGACCACCTCATCGAGGGATCCCTGCTCAAGACCCAAATCGACGAGCTGATTCCGTGGATCAAGCAAAAACTAACCGGCAAAGTAACCAACGTCAAAACCACAACCAAGCTGGACTCGCATCCGTGCGTCGTGACGGTGGAGGAAATGGCCGCCGCTCGGCACTTTATCAAGACCCAGAGCCACAACATGAGCGAGGAGAATCGGTACGCGCTGTTGCAGCCCCAGCTCGAGATCAACCCGAAGCATCCGATCGTCAAGAAGTTGTTCAAGCTGACGCAGTCGGATCCGGAGCTGGCGGAACTGCTCGCCAAGCAGCTGTTTTCCAACGCAATGGTTGGGGCTGGGTTGGTGGACGATCCGCGCATGTTGCTGACCAGTATGAACGAACTGCTGGAGAAGGTGCTGGATAAGCATTAG
- the LOC6043656 gene encoding peptide deformylase, mitochondrial, with product MLVNQIRSFSTTTQLGSLARWYQKLWRSKGPTNGPPYAHVTQVGDPVLRQKAQLVPPEAVTSPEVRFLVQAMIDVMRKYSCVGLAAPQIGISLRILVMEFKDKLRDEYTSAEYKIKEMDTLPLTVLINPELKVTNYEKKSFTEACASVKGFSAEVPRYSEVLLSGLDENGKSKELALKGWNARIAQHEMDHLDGVIYTDVMDRKTFSCSCWQAVNANYGRVQIAFHKK from the exons ATGCTGGTCAACCAAATTCGCTCCTTCTCAACGACCACTCAACTTGGTTCCCTCGCCCGATGGTACCAAAAGCTGTGGCGTTCCAAGGGTCCCACTAACGGTCCTCCGTACGCGCACGTAACCCAGGTTGGTGACCCGGTTCTACGCCAGAAGGCCCAGCTCGTCCCACCGGAAGCGGTCACCTCGCCGGAGGTGCGCTTTCTCGTCCAGGCCATGATCGACGTGATGCGAAAGTACAGCTGCGTTGGACTGGCCGCGCCACAAATTGGCATTTCGCTGCGGATTCTGGTGATGGAGTTCAAGGATAAGCTCCGCGATGAGTACACGTCTGCGGAGTACAAAATCAAGGAAATGGACACGTTGCCACTGACG gttttgatCAATCCGGAACTCAAAGTGACCAACTACGAGAAGAAGAGCTTCACCGAAGCCTGTGCCAGTGTGAAGGGCTTCAGTGCAGAAGTGCCACGGTATTCGGAGGTGCTCCTCAGTGGACTTGATGAGAATGGAAAAAGTAAAGAGTTGGCACTCAAGGGTTGGAATGCGCGGATAGCTCAGCACGAAATGGACCATCTGGATGGGGTCATCTATACGGATGTTATGGACCGGAAGACGTTTTCATGTTCCTGCTGGCAAGCTGTGAATGCAAACTATGGACGGGTGCAGATTGCGTTTCATAAAAAGTAG